In Streptomyces nodosus, one DNA window encodes the following:
- a CDS encoding penicillin-binding transpeptidase domain-containing protein: MSIPPRLDLARPGGTPAIRRAAALCALLLVALLANATRVQIFESARYDDNPANHRQSIARYGGPRGDIVIDGRTVTGSRDTGGMFRYARTYTDGPLFAPVTGFSSQVYGTTLLESAQDALLAGTDPALAPLPLWHDLTRSRSRGGRVVTTLDGAAQRAAYRQLSGRAGAVAAIEPSTGRILALVSTPSYDPAELSGTGASVTRAWERLNGDAAQPMLNRAVRQTYPPGSTFKVVTAAAALDAGVVSGPDEQTSSPDPYRLPGSTSLLTNEVDGCADASLRYAFAWSCNTVFAKLGVDVGLRTMADTAERFGFNDPKLKVPFGVAPSTFGRSLDRAQLALSSIGQFDTRATPLQMAMVAAAVAGDGSVHTPYLVERTTTAAGVTVSTTAPRTLHQAMSPATAAQLREMMEDVVTEGTGRNAAIPGATVGGKTGTAQNGVGNANNPYAWFISWARADDAALPAVAVAVVVEDASRPRDEISGGGDAAPIARAVMEEVLKSGAAKGRWSGPPAETGLSGGEPPD, translated from the coding sequence ATGAGCATCCCCCCGCGTCTCGATCTCGCCCGGCCCGGCGGGACCCCCGCCATCCGCCGGGCGGCGGCCCTGTGCGCGCTGCTGCTGGTCGCCCTGCTGGCGAACGCCACCCGGGTGCAGATCTTCGAGTCCGCCCGCTATGACGACAACCCCGCCAACCACCGGCAGTCCATCGCCCGGTACGGCGGCCCGCGCGGCGACATCGTGATCGACGGGCGCACGGTGACCGGCTCCCGGGACACCGGGGGGATGTTCCGCTATGCGCGCACCTACACGGACGGTCCGCTGTTCGCGCCCGTCACCGGATTCTCCTCGCAGGTGTACGGGACGACGCTGCTGGAGAGCGCCCAGGACGCGCTGCTCGCCGGCACCGACCCGGCGCTGGCGCCGCTCCCGCTGTGGCACGACCTCACCCGGAGCCGCAGCCGCGGTGGCCGGGTGGTCACCACCCTCGACGGGGCGGCGCAGCGCGCGGCGTACCGGCAACTGTCCGGGCGGGCGGGCGCGGTGGCCGCGATCGAGCCGTCCACCGGGCGGATCCTGGCACTGGTGTCGACCCCGTCGTACGACCCCGCGGAGCTGTCCGGGACCGGGGCGTCCGTCACCCGGGCGTGGGAGCGGCTGAACGGGGACGCGGCACAGCCGATGCTCAACCGGGCGGTCCGGCAGACCTATCCGCCCGGCTCGACGTTCAAGGTGGTCACGGCCGCGGCGGCGCTGGACGCGGGGGTGGTGTCCGGACCGGACGAGCAGACCTCGTCGCCGGACCCCTATCGGCTGCCCGGCTCGACGAGCCTGCTCACCAATGAGGTCGACGGCTGCGCGGACGCCTCCCTGCGGTACGCCTTCGCATGGTCCTGCAACACCGTGTTCGCGAAGCTGGGTGTGGACGTGGGGCTGCGCACCATGGCGGACACGGCGGAACGATTCGGCTTCAACGACCCGAAGCTGAAGGTCCCGTTCGGGGTGGCGCCGAGCACCTTCGGGCGGTCGCTGGACCGGGCGCAGCTGGCGCTGTCCTCCATCGGGCAGTTCGACACCCGGGCGACACCGTTGCAGATGGCGATGGTCGCGGCGGCGGTGGCGGGCGACGGCTCGGTGCACACCCCGTATCTGGTGGAGCGGACGACGACGGCGGCGGGGGTGACGGTCTCCACGACCGCCCCGCGCACCCTGCACCAGGCGATGTCCCCGGCGACGGCCGCGCAGTTGCGGGAGATGATGGAGGACGTGGTGACGGAGGGGACGGGCCGGAACGCGGCGATCCCCGGTGCCACGGTCGGCGGCAAGACCGGCACCGCCCAGAACGGCGTCGGCAACGCCAACAACCCGTATGCCTGGTTCATCTCCTGGGCGCGGGCGGACGACGCGGCGCTGCCGGCGGTGGCGGTGGCCGTGGTGGTGGAGGACGCGTCCCGCCCCCGTGACGAGATCAGCGGGGGCGGGGACGCGGCGCCGATCGCCCGGGCGGTGATGGAGGAGGTGCTGAAGTCGGGTGCCGCCAAGGGGCGTTGGTCCGGCCCCCCTGCCGAGACGGGGCTTTCGGGGGGTGAACCGCCTGACTAG
- a CDS encoding FtsW/RodA/SpoVE family cell cycle protein: protein MLHPGTPGTPGKPGRPGTPGAPGASGPGVEAENPEPAARPPRRRGMEFALIVLAVLISVYGYCAVGLAKSGAVPPGAVRYGAGLGMLALLAHLAVRLRAPDADPLLLPIAVLLNGMGLVLIYRLDLETPGDPAATAQLYWSTVGVALFIVVVLLLRHHRVLQRYTYLCVVAALVLLILPIFFPAVNGARIWLKIAGFSLQPSEFAKVLLAVFFAGYLAANRHALSFMGRRVWRLQVPTGRVLGPVVTIWLFSVGVLVLERDLGTSLLFFGLFVVLLYVATGRTGWVAVGLLLAALGALAVGRLEPHVHARVTDWLHPFASIEAGLGANQLAQSLFAFAAGGALGTGLGLGHSVLIGFAAKSDFILATAGEELGLAGLSAIFLVYALLVERGYRAGLGLSDPFGRLLAVGLASIVALQVFVIAGGVTGLIPLTGMAMPFLAQGGSSVVTNWIIVALLIRISDSARGQGEGSRTP, encoded by the coding sequence ATGCTCCATCCCGGAACGCCAGGAACACCCGGTAAGCCCGGCAGACCAGGAACACCCGGCGCGCCGGGCGCCTCAGGTCCCGGGGTCGAGGCGGAGAACCCGGAGCCGGCGGCGCGCCCGCCCCGGCGCCGCGGCATGGAGTTCGCCCTCATCGTCCTGGCGGTCCTGATCTCCGTGTACGGCTACTGCGCCGTCGGGCTCGCGAAATCCGGCGCCGTACCGCCCGGCGCCGTACGGTACGGCGCCGGTCTCGGCATGCTCGCCCTGCTGGCGCATCTCGCGGTGCGGCTGCGCGCCCCGGACGCCGACCCCCTGCTGCTGCCGATCGCCGTCCTGCTCAACGGGATGGGCCTGGTGCTGATCTACCGTCTGGACCTGGAGACCCCGGGCGATCCGGCGGCCACCGCCCAGCTGTACTGGTCGACGGTCGGCGTGGCGCTCTTCATCGTCGTGGTGCTGCTGCTCCGCCACCACCGGGTGCTCCAGCGCTACACCTATCTCTGTGTGGTCGCCGCCCTCGTCCTGCTGATCCTGCCGATCTTCTTCCCGGCGGTGAACGGCGCCCGGATCTGGCTGAAGATCGCCGGGTTCTCCCTCCAGCCGAGCGAGTTCGCCAAGGTGCTGCTCGCGGTGTTCTTCGCCGGGTATCTGGCGGCCAACCGGCATGCGCTGTCGTTCATGGGCCGCCGGGTGTGGCGGCTCCAGGTGCCCACCGGTCGGGTCCTCGGCCCGGTCGTGACGATCTGGCTGTTCAGCGTCGGGGTGCTGGTGCTCGAACGTGATCTCGGGACCTCGCTGCTGTTCTTCGGGCTGTTCGTGGTGCTGCTGTATGTGGCCACGGGCCGCACCGGATGGGTGGCCGTCGGACTGCTGCTGGCCGCGCTCGGGGCGCTCGCCGTGGGCCGGCTGGAGCCGCATGTGCACGCCAGGGTCACGGACTGGCTGCATCCCTTCGCGTCGATCGAAGCGGGGCTCGGCGCCAATCAGCTCGCCCAGTCCCTGTTCGCCTTCGCGGCCGGTGGCGCGCTGGGCACCGGGCTCGGGCTCGGCCACTCGGTGCTGATCGGGTTCGCCGCCAAGTCCGACTTCATTCTGGCGACGGCGGGCGAGGAGCTGGGCCTCGCGGGTCTGTCGGCGATCTTCCTGGTCTACGCCCTGCTGGTGGAGCGCGGCTATCGGGCGGGCCTCGGGCTGAGCGATCCGTTCGGGCGGCTGCTGGCCGTCGGCCTGGCGTCGATCGTCGCGCTCCAGGTCTTTGTGATCGCGGGCGGGGTGACGGGGCTGATCCCGCTCACCGGGATGGCGATGCCCTTTCTGGCCCAGGGCGGATCGTCGGTCGTCACCAACTGGATCATCGTGGCGCTGCTGATCCGGATCAGCGACTCGGCCCGCGGTCAGGGTGAGGGGAGCCGGACGCCATGA
- a CDS encoding sensor histidine kinase translates to MCCGLAALLGVLVHVQVTDRTVGEARSRALTRLTTAARAYEAGTRLPPRAGVDLPGLPARLRTMAAGGHRGTMVGTGDPEPTMWAAGPAAGGRALAVQVDYASGARIIAALDRAILWSSALAIGLTLFVGVFAVTRVTRRLQATAQVARRISAGDLDARVDDPRSKDPRHPQDEVAAVSGALDTMAATLQAKLLSEQRFTADVAHELRTPLTGLHAAAELLPPGRPTELVRDRVATLRTLTEDLLEISRLETGTERLELDTEQLAPLVRRVVRVSGTAAQVRVVRDARVETDRRRLERVLGNLVANAHRHGRGPVVLTVDGARISVRDHGDGYPEYLLAHGPQRFRTESGGKGHGLGLTIARGQAEALGARLEFADAPGGGALATLTLPPPEASGYGTG, encoded by the coding sequence ATGTGCTGCGGTCTGGCCGCCCTGCTGGGGGTGCTCGTCCATGTGCAGGTGACCGACCGGACCGTGGGAGAGGCCCGGTCCCGGGCGCTCACCCGGCTCACCACGGCGGCGCGGGCGTACGAGGCGGGCACCCGGCTGCCGCCCCGTGCGGGCGTCGACCTGCCGGGGCTGCCGGCCCGGCTGCGGACCATGGCGGCGGGCGGGCACCGCGGCACGATGGTCGGCACCGGCGACCCGGAGCCCACGATGTGGGCGGCGGGACCGGCCGCCGGGGGCCGGGCGCTGGCCGTGCAGGTCGACTACGCCTCGGGCGCCCGTATCATCGCCGCCCTCGACCGGGCGATCCTGTGGTCCTCGGCGCTGGCGATCGGTCTGACGCTGTTCGTCGGGGTGTTCGCGGTGACCCGTGTGACCCGGCGGCTCCAGGCCACCGCGCAGGTCGCCCGGCGGATCAGCGCGGGCGATCTGGACGCGCGGGTGGACGACCCGCGGAGCAAGGACCCGAGGCACCCCCAGGACGAGGTGGCGGCGGTGTCCGGCGCCCTGGACACGATGGCCGCCACCTTGCAGGCCAAGCTGCTGAGCGAGCAGCGGTTCACCGCGGATGTGGCGCATGAGCTGCGCACCCCGTTGACCGGGCTGCACGCGGCGGCCGAGCTGCTGCCTCCCGGGCGGCCGACCGAGCTGGTGCGAGACCGGGTGGCCACCCTGCGGACGCTCACCGAGGATCTGCTGGAGATCTCCCGCCTGGAGACCGGGACCGAACGGCTGGAGCTGGACACCGAGCAGCTCGCGCCGCTGGTCCGGCGGGTGGTGCGGGTCTCCGGCACGGCGGCCCAGGTACGGGTCGTGCGCGATGCGCGGGTGGAGACCGACCGGCGCCGCCTGGAGCGGGTGCTGGGCAATCTGGTGGCGAACGCGCACCGGCACGGGCGGGGCCCGGTGGTGCTCACGGTCGACGGCGCGCGGATCTCCGTACGGGACCACGGGGACGGCTATCCGGAGTATCTGCTGGCGCACGGGCCGCAGCGCTTCCGTACCGAGAGCGGCGGGAAGGGCCACGGGCTCGGACTGACGATCGCGCGGGGACAGGCGGAGGCGCTCGGTGCCCGGCTGGAGTTCGCCGACGCCCCGGGCGGCGGTGCGCTGGCCACGCTGACGCTGCCCCCGCCGGAAGCCTCGGGGTACGGCACGGGCTGA
- a CDS encoding protein-tyrosine phosphatase family protein, with amino-acid sequence MRTRRMQPDVPAPDSPWSEIVPGLWMGGHQFAARSGALEFAVVRDEFDLVLTLLRLPGHGPDQGVEHHVWPIPDGPLDGTEIAGVMRLAQAADDALEDGRRVLVRCYHGYNRSGLVIAHALVRAGHSADDAIGMIRARRGPWALHNELFVDYLRAGLDTARLLEELTE; translated from the coding sequence TTGCGGACCCGCAGAATGCAGCCCGATGTTCCCGCGCCGGACAGTCCGTGGAGCGAGATCGTGCCCGGTCTGTGGATGGGCGGTCATCAGTTCGCGGCGCGCTCCGGAGCACTGGAGTTCGCCGTGGTACGGGACGAGTTCGATCTGGTGCTGACCTTGTTGCGGCTGCCCGGGCACGGGCCGGACCAGGGAGTGGAGCACCATGTGTGGCCCATACCGGACGGGCCGCTGGACGGGACCGAGATCGCCGGGGTGATGCGGCTGGCACAGGCCGCCGACGACGCCCTGGAGGACGGGCGCCGGGTCCTGGTCCGCTGTTACCACGGGTACAACCGCTCCGGTCTTGTCATCGCGCACGCCTTGGTGCGGGCCGGTCACAGCGCCGACGACGCGATCGGGATGATCCGCGCCCGGCGCGGGCCCTGGGCCCTGCACAACGAGTTGTTCGTCGACTATCTGCGGGCCGGTCTGGACACGGCCCGTCTTCTGGAGGAACTCACGGAGTGA
- a CDS encoding NERD domain-containing protein: MSGLRVIPTRRHGQERLYVCRTDGRNVAWYDREAGRVNLLSEDLRQDVLHALGPFLTGPVAVGPPPVPTPAELARLALHPDDDLAPNRPGEALLIALDRDPGPAHRLRPDPRRRALDAEQTVGRALDRLEGAGWRTLHSVPLPGGDRLHHLTIGPGGLFALHTLHARGQRVLVADPTVTVGRQEGQPLLRRLRADADRASYALTAEVRPVLVLVEPGRVEITTAPRKVRVLRDTELPALARLGGALKPADAEALHAMARDRNTWAGV; encoded by the coding sequence ATGAGCGGACTGCGCGTCATACCGACCCGGCGGCACGGGCAGGAACGCCTGTACGTATGCCGCACCGACGGGAGGAACGTCGCCTGGTACGACCGTGAGGCGGGCCGGGTCAACCTTCTCAGCGAGGACCTGCGGCAGGACGTGCTCCATGCGCTCGGCCCGTTTCTGACGGGACCGGTGGCCGTGGGACCGCCGCCCGTGCCCACCCCCGCGGAACTGGCCAGGCTCGCCCTGCACCCGGACGACGATCTGGCGCCGAACCGCCCCGGCGAGGCCCTGCTGATCGCCCTGGACCGCGATCCGGGCCCCGCGCACCGGCTCCGCCCGGACCCCAGGCGCCGGGCGCTCGACGCCGAGCAGACGGTCGGCCGGGCCCTCGACCGGCTGGAGGGCGCGGGCTGGCGCACCCTGCACTCGGTGCCGCTGCCCGGCGGCGACCGCCTCCACCACCTGACCATCGGCCCCGGCGGCCTCTTCGCGCTGCACACCCTCCACGCCCGCGGGCAGCGGGTCCTCGTCGCCGATCCGACGGTGACGGTGGGCCGCCAGGAGGGGCAGCCGCTGCTCCGCCGGCTCCGCGCCGACGCGGACCGGGCGTCCTACGCGCTGACCGCGGAGGTCCGGCCGGTCCTGGTCCTGGTGGAGCCCGGCCGGGTGGAGATCACCACCGCGCCCCGGAAGGTCCGCGTCCTGCGCGACACGGAACTCCCCGCCCTCGCCCGCCTGGGCGGCGCGCTGAAACCGGCCGACGCGGAGGCGCTGCACGCGATGGCGCGGGACCGGAACACTTGGGCGGGGGTGTGA
- the ligD gene encoding non-homologous end-joining DNA ligase, producing MSPITEVEGRRVALSNLEKVVHPATGFTKGELLHYYATTADALLPHLHDRPVSFLRYPDGPDGQVFFSKNVPPGTPEWVTTAKVPHSDGPTRMVVIQDLAALIWAANLVTEFHTPQWRVDAPEEADRLVFDLDPGSPATVVECCEVALWLRGRLAADGIETHAKTSGSKGLHLLAAVERTPSRRTTEYAKRLAVEAEQAMPRLVVHRMTRSLRPGKVFVDWSQNAARKTTAAPYTLRARAEPTVSAPVTWQEVADLASPEGLVLRAPDMAARLQAYGDLLAPLLDPAHAAPLPPP from the coding sequence ATGTCGCCGATCACAGAGGTGGAGGGGCGGCGGGTCGCGCTCAGCAATCTGGAGAAGGTCGTCCATCCGGCGACCGGCTTCACCAAGGGTGAGCTGCTGCACTACTACGCGACCACCGCCGACGCCCTGCTGCCCCACCTCCATGACCGCCCGGTGTCCTTTCTGCGCTATCCGGACGGGCCGGACGGTCAGGTGTTCTTCAGCAAGAATGTGCCGCCGGGTACGCCCGAATGGGTGACGACGGCGAAGGTGCCCCACTCGGACGGTCCGACCCGCATGGTGGTGATCCAGGATCTGGCCGCGCTGATATGGGCGGCCAACCTGGTCACCGAGTTCCACACCCCGCAGTGGCGGGTCGACGCGCCCGAGGAGGCGGACCGGCTGGTCTTCGACCTCGACCCGGGGTCTCCGGCGACCGTCGTCGAGTGCTGTGAGGTAGCCCTGTGGCTGCGGGGGCGGCTCGCGGCGGACGGGATCGAGACCCATGCCAAGACGTCCGGATCGAAGGGGCTGCATCTGCTGGCGGCGGTGGAGCGGACGCCGTCGCGGCGGACGACGGAGTACGCCAAGCGGCTGGCCGTGGAGGCGGAGCAGGCCATGCCCCGGCTGGTGGTGCACCGGATGACGCGGAGCCTGCGGCCCGGGAAGGTGTTCGTGGACTGGAGCCAGAACGCGGCCCGCAAGACCACGGCCGCGCCCTACACGCTGCGTGCCCGGGCGGAACCCACCGTGTCGGCGCCCGTGACCTGGCAGGAGGTGGCAGACCTCGCCTCCCCCGAGGGCCTTGTCCTGCGCGCCCCGGACATGGCGGCCCGCCTCCAGGCGTACGGCGATCTGCTGGCCCCGTTGCTCGACCCGGCGCACGCGGCACCGCTACCGCCACCCTGA
- a CDS encoding non-homologous end joining protein Ku, protein MRSIWNGAISFGLVSIPVKLMNATENHSISFRQIHLEDDGRIRYRKFCELEDREVAQAEIGKGYQDADGTIIPVTDEDLAKLPLPTARTIEILAFVPEDRIDPLQLDNAYYLSANGLPANKPYALLREALRRSGKVAVAKYALRGRERLGMLRAADEVITMHGLLWPDEIRAPEGVAPDRKVTVREKELDLADALMDTLGDVDLDDLHDDYRTALEELITAKAEGKHLEPVAEPEGGKVLDLTAALEKSVQAAHRARSAGGEETTGEAAVRRLTERTSAGTTPKEVGGKKSTSTAKKATGRTAPGKAATGKAATTGKATSGNTGTPKAPAKKTASKKTAAKPTSTTGKPASTTAAKTTKATKATGEKTTAKKPATKKPAAKKSTASKRTA, encoded by the coding sequence GTGCGATCCATCTGGAACGGCGCCATCTCGTTCGGCCTGGTCAGCATTCCGGTCAAGCTGATGAACGCCACCGAGAACCACTCGATCTCCTTCCGCCAGATCCATCTGGAGGACGACGGCCGGATCCGGTACCGCAAGTTCTGCGAGCTGGAGGACCGTGAGGTCGCCCAGGCGGAGATCGGCAAGGGATACCAGGACGCGGACGGCACGATCATCCCCGTCACGGACGAGGACCTGGCGAAACTCCCGCTGCCGACCGCCCGGACGATCGAGATCCTGGCCTTCGTACCGGAGGACCGGATCGATCCGCTCCAACTGGACAACGCGTACTACCTCTCCGCGAACGGCCTTCCTGCCAACAAGCCGTACGCGCTCCTGCGGGAGGCCCTGAGGCGCAGCGGAAAGGTGGCCGTCGCCAAATACGCGCTGCGGGGCAGGGAACGGCTCGGGATGCTGAGGGCGGCCGACGAAGTGATCACCATGCACGGCCTGCTCTGGCCCGACGAGATCCGGGCACCCGAGGGCGTGGCCCCGGACCGCAAGGTCACCGTCCGCGAGAAGGAGCTGGACCTCGCGGACGCCTTGATGGACACCCTGGGCGACGTGGACCTGGACGACCTCCACGACGACTACCGCACGGCGCTGGAGGAGCTGATCACCGCGAAGGCGGAGGGCAAACACCTCGAACCGGTGGCCGAACCCGAGGGCGGCAAGGTCCTGGACCTGACGGCGGCCCTGGAGAAGAGCGTCCAGGCGGCACATCGGGCGCGGTCCGCGGGCGGCGAGGAGACCACCGGGGAAGCGGCGGTCCGGCGCCTGACGGAGCGGACGTCGGCGGGTACGACGCCCAAGGAGGTCGGCGGCAAGAAGTCGACGTCCACGGCGAAGAAGGCGACGGGCAGGACGGCGCCGGGCAAGGCGGCGACGGGCAAGGCGGCGACGACCGGGAAGGCCACGTCCGGGAACACAGGCACCCCCAAGGCCCCCGCCAAGAAGACCGCGTCGAAGAAGACAGCCGCCAAGCCGACGTCCACGACGGGGAAGCCCGCCTCGACGACCGCGGCGAAGACGACGAAGGCGACGAAGGCGACCGGCGAGAAGACGACGGCGAAGAAGCCGGCCACGAAGAAGCCGGCGGCGAAAAAGTCCACGGCGTCCAAGCGGACGGCGTGA